CTGTGGTGATGTGCAccccgacgacgatgacgaagaTGGTGATGAGcgcgaagaagatgatggagtggacgacgatggaggcggcgctggtgtGCAGGTTGCCGAAGTCGACGAAGCTGCAGCGGCCGGGGAGCTGGAAGAGCAGCCCCGGCGAGAGGAGCACGAACAGCACCACCGCGATCACCACGGGGCCCCAGTCCGACATCCTGCTGCCTTTGCCTCTAGCA
The nucleotide sequence above comes from Panicum virgatum strain AP13 chromosome 3K, P.virgatum_v5, whole genome shotgun sequence. Encoded proteins:
- the LOC120697678 gene encoding uncharacterized protein LOC120697678 is translated as MIISSPLSHLVAFLPLQASTPQVENKKHIALTTLTASQLPAGDRTAKGEEPSTTITWPARGKGSRMSDWGPVVIAVVLFVLLSPGLLFQLPGRCSFVDFGNLHTSAASIVVHSIIFFALITIFVIVVGVHITTGDQSAY